Proteins encoded together in one Vigna angularis cultivar LongXiaoDou No.4 chromosome 5, ASM1680809v1, whole genome shotgun sequence window:
- the LOC108339907 gene encoding early nodulin-like protein 2: MDLQKPLYLFLLLLTLLSSSQAKKFNVGGSQGWVPNPSESYNNWAGRNRFQINDTIVFNYKKGSDSVLEVKKEDYDKCNKTNPIKKFENGDTEFKFDRSGPFYFISGNDGNCEKGQKLIVVVLSPRKSPSPSPSPSLSPLLPPKDMPSPSPKPNPPIVSPSSPPSPAVQPPSNSISPKPANGPSAAAPGPENWYPATAPAPETMYPVTSPPAPPPETGTPPPFPAEPISPPQSSAGPTSPPQLPAGPTSPPQSETAPSPTNGGFAKAPSNALVYFVTIVVGGVMLHY; this comes from the exons ATGGATCTTCAAAAACCTCTATACCTCTTCTTGCTTCTCCTCACTCTTCTCTCAAGCTCCCAAGCCAAGAAATTCAACGTTGGTGGAAGCCAAGGCTGGGTTCCAAATCCTTCCGAGAGTTACAATAACTGGGCTGGAAGAAACCGATTCCAAATCAATGACACAATAG TTTTCAACTACAAGAAGGGTTCGGACTCGGTGttggaagtgaagaaggaaGATTATGACAAGTGCAACAAGACCAACCCAATCAAGAAGTTCGAAAACGGTGACACTGAGTTCAAGTTTGATCGATCAGGACCATTTTACTTCATTAGTGGAAATGATGGAAACTGTGAAAAGGGTCAGAAATTGATTGTTGTTGTTTTATCCCCTAGAAAATCGCCATCACCTTCACCATCACCTTCACTATCACCATTGTTGCCACCAAAAGATATGCCTTCACCCTCACCAAAGCCAAACCCACCAATCGTTTCGCCTTCCTCTCCACCGTCCCCAGCGGTTCAACCTCCATCAAACTCAATATCTCCGAAACCGGCCAACGGGCCTTCTGCGGCAGCTCCGGGACCTGAAAACTGGTATCCAGCGACAGCTCCGGCACCTGAAACAATGTATCCGGTGACTTCTCCTCCGGCACCGCCACCGGAGACGGGAACTCCACCGCCGTTTCCGGCGGAGCCAATTTCTCCACCGCAGTCATCCGCCGGGCCAACTTCCCCACCGCAGTTGCCGGCGGGGCCAACTTCTCCACCGCAGTCGGAAACGGCGCCATCACCGACGAATGGTGGTTTTGCTAAGGCTCCTTCAAACGCTTTGGTGTATTTCGTTACAATTGTCGTTGGTGGTGTTATGTTGCATTATTGA